The Urbifossiella limnaea nucleotide sequence GGAAGAAGTCCTTCGTGTAGTCCGCCTTGCCCGCGGCCTTCGGCACGTCGTCCGGGTCGATGGTCGTGACGCGAAAGAGCGCCCCGGCCCCTTCGCAGTCGCTCGCCGTGATGATCGGGGTGTGGACGTACAGGAAGCCGTGTTCGTCGAAGAAGTCGTGGACGGTCTTCGAGACGCGGTGGCGCAGCCGGGCGACGGCGCCGAACGTGTTGGTCCGCGGGCGGAGGTGGGCGATGTCGCGGAGGAACTCGAACGTGTGCCCTTTCTTCTGCAGGGCGTAGGTCTCGGCAGGGGCGTCGCCGACCAGTTCGACGCGGCCGGCGACCACCTCCGTCGCCTGCCCCTTGACTCCGCGACCGCCAACCGGCGGCGGATGGCGAACCTGATCGCCTCCGCCGACACGGTGCTGTGCGTTTCGCCCATCCAGATGAATTTCTGAAGGGGCATGATGTTGGTCCCTTCGTTGTCACCGCGGTTGTTGGCCGCGGTGCCGAAGGGGGTGACGATGCTGGCGAACACATGAAGGCTCATCGGCAGTTATCCCCTAGTGCAGGATCAGGTCGCCGTCTTTGCCAAGCGGCCGGTCGGCGTAAGCTGAGCTCATGACACCGACCATGCGGGTCCGCGAGTTGACCGGCGCCGAGCGTCACGCCCTCCGCCGAGGGCTCAAGGCGGCCGACGGGTTCACCGTCCGCCGCTCCCAGGTGCTCCTCGCCAGTGCCGACGGGGCCGGGCCACCAGGTGATCCCGACACACCAGCCGCGCCTCGTCCAGGCCGCCGACGATGGTGATCGGGTGGTGGGCATACGCCGTCGGGACCGAGTAGTCGTTCCCGTCGAACCGGACCAGCGACAGCGAGTTCGCGTCCGCCATCCCCACCCGCCGCGACTCGAACCGGTTCCCCGGCAGCGGCCGCAGTGACGACCGCTCGGCGGCCAACAACTCCCCCTTCGGCCGGTCCTTGCCACGAAGTTGTCGGACCAGGTCGTCCGTACACCGCCGGACCAGCTCGGCGTTGAGTGCCTCCCACGAGTCGGCCGCCGGGACGGGGACGAGGAAGTTGCGGCGGGCGAACCCGACCATCGCCTCGACGTGCCCCTTCTCGTTCGGCCGCCGCACCCGGCAGAACCGGTACGCGAACAGGAAGTGATACCGTCTTGCGTTAAACCTTTACCGTTCCACCCGGACCGCCCAGTGGAACCCGATCGCCCCCAGGACGGTCGCCCGGTCCTCAGCCAACCGCCGGCATCGACGCCGGACGACGCGCCGGAGGTCGGCCAGGCGGTCGTACGTCTCGTTCGCCACCGCCTCCCGGACCAGCGCCCAGAACGGCTCGACCGGTTGCAGTTCCGGCGTGCACGG carries:
- a CDS encoding Mu transposase domain-containing protein, which gives rise to MRRPNEKGHVEAMVGFARRNFLVPVPAADSWEALNAELVRRCTDDLVRQLRGKDRPKGELLAAERSSLRPLPGNRFESRRVGMADANSLSLVRFDGNDYSVPTAYAHHPITIVGGLDEARLVCRDHLVARPRRHWRGAPGSGGR